From a single Capsicum annuum cultivar UCD-10X-F1 chromosome 12, UCD10Xv1.1, whole genome shotgun sequence genomic region:
- the LOC107851318 gene encoding U-box domain-containing protein 4, producing METEVQSNFTYLGRTFNNLSVNNSSSAFSDCSSDRSGEFTTTSSQSRRLLLARASDNYSDELIKQLVSNLESNSIDVATQAAMEIRLLAKNKPENRLKIARAGAIKPLITLIASSDSQLQEYGVTAVLNLSLCDENKQLIAASGAIKPIVKALKTGNSTTKENSACALLRLSQIEENKIAIGRSGAISPLVNLLETGNLRGKKDASTALFCLCSIKENKIRAIEAGIMKPLVELMADFSTNMVDKSAFVMSLLITMAEAKAAVVEEGGIPVLVEIVEVGTQRQKEIVVAILLELCEDSFGYRTMVAREGAIPPLVALSQSGTSRAKQKAETLIALLRQPRSTNAAAAVTTTPPTASGVSF from the exons ATGGAAACGGAAGTTCAATCAAATTTCACTTACTTGGGAAGAACATTCAACAATCTCAGCGTCAATAATTCTTCATCAGCTTTCAGCGACTGCAGCAGTGACAGATCCGGCGAGTTCACCACAACTTCTTCACAAAGCCGGCGATTACTATTAGCACGTGCCTCTGATAACTACTCCGATGAATTAATCAAACAACTCGTATCCAATTTAGAATCAAATTCAATCGACGTGGCAACCCAAGCTGCAATGGAAATTAGACTCTTGGCCAAGAACAAACCAGAAAACCGCCTCAAAATTGCTCGTGCAGGAGCGATTAAGCCGTTGATTACGCTTATAGCGAGTTCTGATTCACAACTTCAGGAGTACGGTGTAACTGCGGTGCTCAACTTGTCTCTATGTGATGAGAATAAGCAGCTCATAGCAGCCTCTGGAGCCATAAAGCCGATAGTGAAGGCATTGAAGACGGGGAATTCCACCACGAAGGAGAATTCAGCTTGTGCTCTGCTTCGATTATCGCAAATCGAAGAAAACAAAATCGCGATCGGACGTTCTGGTGCGATATCTCCATTAGTAAACCTTCTAGAAACTGGAAACCTGCGTGGCAAAAAGGATGCGTCTACTGCTCTATTCTGCTTGTGTAGTATCAAAGAGAACAAAATACGAGCAATAGAAGCAGGAATAATGAAGCCGTTAGTTGAACTAATGGCGGATTTCAGCACAAACATGGTGGACAAGTCCGCATTTGTGATGAGCTTATTGATAACGATGGCGGAAGCGAAGGCGGCGGTGGTTGAGGAAGGTGGAATTCCGGTGTTAGTGGAGATTGTTGAAGTGGGGACTCAAAGGCAGAAAGAGATTGTGGTGGCAATATTGTTGGAGCTGTGTGAAGATAGTTTTGGTTATCGTACTATGGTGGCTAGAGAAGGTGCAATTCCTCCTTTGGTTGCGCTATCTCAGTCTGGTACAAGTCGCGCCAAGCAAAAG GCGGAGACACTGATTGCTCTTCTACGGCAACCAAGATCCACTAACGCCGCTGCAGCAGTAACAACAACACCACCCACAGCTTCTGGTGTGTCTTTTTGA